Sequence from the Terriglobales bacterium genome:
GCAGTTCATTGAAAATCTGAAAACGAGAGTCCGCCGAGGCGTTGTGTGGCACTGCAACCGGCTGCCGATGTTCGGCCACCCAGCCGGTAATGCCTTGTCCTACTTTCAGCTTCAGGCGATCCACAGCTTCAGGATGGGGATTCTTGGAGGCGCGCAGAACCAGCTCATCGCCCTCGAGTACATAGATAAAACAGGAGTCACATTTCACTACCGAGGTCACGAATTCGACGACCTCGACGAGAACATCGTGCAAAGGAGCTGCCGGCGTACGACTTGCGATACGGTGCAGGAAAGCAGCTTCAAAGTCTTCGCCCAGTAAGTGGGCTGACTTGCCATTCGATATAGAAAGGTTGTCGGTTGTTGATCCCAAGTAATGCTCCCCAAGCAAACAGTTAAGAATTGATAGATCTACACTAGCGGGAGTGAGACAACAGAACAACCATCCTTTGGTATAGGTTTTTGCAGGTGAAAGAGTACTATCGGCGGCGAGCACCGGCATTCAGCTTCTCAGACATTCTCACCAAGTCGGCCAGAGACGCAGCCTGCATTTTATCCATGACATGACGGCGATGAAATTTAACAGTGACTTCGCTGAGGTCGAGTTTGTCGGCAATTTGTTTGTTCAGCAGGCCGGCAACAACCAGATCCATGATTTCGCGTTCGCGCGGCGTAAGCTTTTCAAACTTGGAGCGCAGTTCGAAATCTGCGGCTTGCAGGTCTCGCCTTACGCGGTCGCGATCCAGGGCCTGATGAATTGCAGCCAGTAGCTCCTCTTTCTGAAAAGGTTTGGTCAGAAACTCTATCGCTCCCGCCTTCATCGCCCGCCGGGTCATGGGGATATCGCCATGAGCGGTGATGATGATAATGGGAATTGGTATCCCGGCCTTCTCGAGTTGCTCTTGAAAATCGAGCCCACTCACTCCGGGGAGTTTTATGTCGAGCACGAGGCAACTGGTAGCTTCAGGCCGCATGGCATCCAGAAATTCCTCTGTGGAGCTAAATGCTTCTGCGCGGTGG
This genomic interval carries:
- a CDS encoding response regulator yields the protein MANLTPVIYVVDDDVSVRDAVSNLLASAGHRAEAFSSTEEFLDAMRPEATSCLVLDIKLPGVSGLDFQEQLEKAGIPIPIIIITAHGDIPMTRRAMKAGAIEFLTKPFQKEELLAAIHQALDRDRVRRDLQAADFELRSKFEKLTPREREIMDLVVAGLLNKQIADKLDLSEVTVKFHRRHVMDKMQAASLADLVRMSEKLNAGARRR